A portion of the Camelus bactrianus isolate YW-2024 breed Bactrian camel chromosome 25, ASM4877302v1, whole genome shotgun sequence genome contains these proteins:
- the GEM gene encoding GTP-binding protein GEM isoform X2 yields MTLNNVTMRQGTVGMQPQQQRWSIPADGRHLMVQKEPHPYSQRSRHSAAPEDHCRRSWSSDSTDSVISSESGNTYYRVVLIGEQGVGKSTLANIFAGVHDSMDSDCEVLGEDTYERTLIVDGESATIILLDMWENKGENEWLQDHCMQVGDAYLIVYSITDRASFEKASELRIQLRRARQTEDIPIILVGNKSDLVRCREVSVSEGRACAVVFDCKFIETSAAVQHNVRELFEGIVRQVRLRRDSKEKNERRLAYQKRRESIPRKARRFWGKIVAKNNKNMAFKLKSKSCHDLSVL; encoded by the exons ATGACTCTGAATAACGTCACCATGCGCCAGGGCACTGTGGGCATGCAGCCGCAGCAGCAGCGCTGGAGCATCCCGGCCGATGGCAGGCATCTGATGGTCCAGAAAGAGCCCCACCCGTACAGCCAGCGCAGCCGGCACTCTGCTGCCCCTGAGGACCACTGCCGCCGTAGCTGGTCCTCCGACTCCACAGACTCAGTCATCTCCTCCGAGTCAGGGAACACCTACTACCGGGTGGTTCTCAtaggggagcagggggtgggcaAGTCCACTCTGGCCAACATCTTTGCGGGCGTGCATGACAGCATGGACAGCGACTGTGAAGTGCTGGGAG aaGATACCTATGAGCGGACACTGATTGTTGATGGAGAAAGTGCAACAATTATACTCCTGGACATGTGGGAGAATAAG GGGGAGAATGAGTGGCTCCAAGACCACTGCATGCAAGTCGGGGATGCCTACCTGATTGTCTACTCCATCACGGACCGGGCTAGCTTCGAGAAGGCATCTGAGCTGCGAATCCAGCTCCGCAGGGCCCGGCAGACCGAGGACATTCCTATAATTTTGGTTGGCAACAAAAGCGACTTGGTGCGGTGCCGGGAAGTGTCCGTATCAG AAGGGAGAGCGTGTGCCGTGGTGTTCGACTGCAAGTTCATCGAGACCTCCGCGGCCGTCCAGCACAACGTCCGGGAGCTGTTTGAGGGCATCGTGCGGCAGGTCCGCCTCCGGCGGGACAGCAAGGAGAAGAATGAGCGGCGGCTGGCCTaccagaagaggagggagagcatCCCCAGGAAGGCCAGGCGCTTCTGGGGCAAGATCGTGGCCAAAAACAACAAGAATATGGCCTTCAAGCTCAAGTCCAAGTCCTGCCATGACCTCTCTGTGCTCTAG
- the GEM gene encoding GTP-binding protein GEM isoform X1 has translation MEEVPGQWAMLTDPAMTLNNVTMRQGTVGMQPQQQRWSIPADGRHLMVQKEPHPYSQRSRHSAAPEDHCRRSWSSDSTDSVISSESGNTYYRVVLIGEQGVGKSTLANIFAGVHDSMDSDCEVLGEDTYERTLIVDGESATIILLDMWENKGENEWLQDHCMQVGDAYLIVYSITDRASFEKASELRIQLRRARQTEDIPIILVGNKSDLVRCREVSVSEGRACAVVFDCKFIETSAAVQHNVRELFEGIVRQVRLRRDSKEKNERRLAYQKRRESIPRKARRFWGKIVAKNNKNMAFKLKSKSCHDLSVL, from the exons ATGGAGGAAGTCCCAGGGCAGTGGGCAATGCTAACg GACCCAGCGATGACTCTGAATAACGTCACCATGCGCCAGGGCACTGTGGGCATGCAGCCGCAGCAGCAGCGCTGGAGCATCCCGGCCGATGGCAGGCATCTGATGGTCCAGAAAGAGCCCCACCCGTACAGCCAGCGCAGCCGGCACTCTGCTGCCCCTGAGGACCACTGCCGCCGTAGCTGGTCCTCCGACTCCACAGACTCAGTCATCTCCTCCGAGTCAGGGAACACCTACTACCGGGTGGTTCTCAtaggggagcagggggtgggcaAGTCCACTCTGGCCAACATCTTTGCGGGCGTGCATGACAGCATGGACAGCGACTGTGAAGTGCTGGGAG aaGATACCTATGAGCGGACACTGATTGTTGATGGAGAAAGTGCAACAATTATACTCCTGGACATGTGGGAGAATAAG GGGGAGAATGAGTGGCTCCAAGACCACTGCATGCAAGTCGGGGATGCCTACCTGATTGTCTACTCCATCACGGACCGGGCTAGCTTCGAGAAGGCATCTGAGCTGCGAATCCAGCTCCGCAGGGCCCGGCAGACCGAGGACATTCCTATAATTTTGGTTGGCAACAAAAGCGACTTGGTGCGGTGCCGGGAAGTGTCCGTATCAG AAGGGAGAGCGTGTGCCGTGGTGTTCGACTGCAAGTTCATCGAGACCTCCGCGGCCGTCCAGCACAACGTCCGGGAGCTGTTTGAGGGCATCGTGCGGCAGGTCCGCCTCCGGCGGGACAGCAAGGAGAAGAATGAGCGGCGGCTGGCCTaccagaagaggagggagagcatCCCCAGGAAGGCCAGGCGCTTCTGGGGCAAGATCGTGGCCAAAAACAACAAGAATATGGCCTTCAAGCTCAAGTCCAAGTCCTGCCATGACCTCTCTGTGCTCTAG